A genomic region of Fluviispira vulneris contains the following coding sequences:
- a CDS encoding MmgE/PrpD family protein, whose translation MKKHLVRVHQSKEKIDRKDQLAWKIAELASDSYKMNNNVLDMVINRIIDNASVAIASLNRTPVATARAMAIAHPRKNGSTVFGMPNEYQFDCEWAAWANGTAVRELDYHDTFLAADYSHPGDNIPPILSVAQQMNMPGKDLLKGIVIGYEVHVNLVKAICLHEFKKDHIAHLCPAQAAGIGAMLNLPTEIIFQAVQQAVHVSFTTRQSRKGEISSWKAFAPAHAGKLAIEAVDRAMRGEGSPSPIYEGEDSVIAYMLRGKEAVYEVPLPELGEEKLAILETYTKEHSAEYQSQALIDLARRMKQKITNYEDIDSIQIYTSHHTHYVIGTGANDPQKMDPNASRETLDHSIMYIFAVALQDGTWHHIHSYARERAQRADTIRLWHKISTIEDPEWTRKYHEQDANKKQFGGRVEIKFKNGEKLIDELGVADAHPNGSRPFKRKNYIDKFDSLSEGIITKEERNRFISLVENLADLTDKEVKLLNVQVEMQNLDHKTQAKGIF comes from the coding sequence ATGAAAAAACACCTTGTTCGTGTCCATCAGTCAAAAGAAAAAATTGACAGAAAAGATCAACTCGCTTGGAAAATTGCTGAATTAGCATCAGATTCTTATAAAATGAATAACAATGTTTTAGATATGGTCATAAATAGAATAATCGACAATGCTTCAGTTGCTATTGCATCCCTTAACAGGACACCTGTCGCAACGGCGCGCGCGATGGCTATTGCCCATCCAAGAAAAAATGGTTCCACTGTTTTTGGTATGCCAAATGAATATCAATTCGATTGCGAATGGGCTGCTTGGGCCAATGGTACAGCAGTAAGAGAACTCGACTATCACGATACCTTTCTAGCCGCAGACTACTCACACCCTGGGGACAATATCCCTCCAATTTTATCTGTCGCTCAACAAATGAATATGCCCGGAAAAGATCTTTTAAAAGGAATTGTTATAGGCTATGAAGTGCATGTAAATCTTGTAAAAGCAATTTGTCTGCATGAATTTAAAAAAGATCACATTGCACATCTTTGTCCTGCTCAAGCTGCTGGCATTGGGGCAATGCTCAATCTCCCCACAGAAATTATTTTTCAAGCTGTACAACAGGCCGTTCACGTCTCGTTTACAACACGCCAATCGCGCAAAGGCGAAATCTCTTCTTGGAAAGCATTTGCGCCAGCACACGCAGGAAAATTAGCAATCGAAGCCGTAGATCGTGCCATGCGAGGCGAGGGGAGCCCATCGCCAATTTATGAAGGAGAAGACTCAGTCATAGCCTATATGTTAAGAGGGAAAGAAGCGGTTTATGAAGTTCCTTTACCTGAATTAGGTGAAGAAAAATTAGCTATTTTAGAAACCTATACAAAAGAACACTCAGCGGAGTACCAATCTCAAGCTCTCATCGATCTTGCACGCAGAATGAAACAAAAAATTACAAATTATGAAGACATTGATAGTATTCAAATTTATACATCTCATCATACGCATTATGTGATTGGCACAGGTGCAAATGATCCACAAAAAATGGATCCAAATGCCTCACGCGAAACTCTCGATCATTCTATTATGTATATTTTTGCTGTTGCCCTGCAAGATGGTACTTGGCATCATATTCATTCCTATGCTCGTGAAAGAGCACAAAGAGCAGATACAATTCGTCTCTGGCATAAAATTTCAACTATTGAAGATCCTGAGTGGACTCGTAAATATCACGAACAAGATGCAAATAAAAAACAATTTGGTGGACGGGTCGAAATCAAATTCAAAAATGGTGAAAAACTGATTGATGAACTGGGCGTTGCTGATGCACATCCGAATGGCTCACGCCCCTTTAAGAGAAAAAATTATATTGATAAGTTTGACAGTTTATCTGAAGGAATTATTACAAAAGAAGAAAGAAACCGTTTTATATCTCTCGTTGAAAATTTAGCAGATCTCACAGACAAAGAAGTCAAACTGTTAAATGTACAAGTTGAAATGCAAAATTTAGATCATAAAACGCAAGCAAAGGGGATATTTTAA
- a CDS encoding bifunctional 2-methylcitrate synthase/citrate synthase, translated as MNNLEDIGVQKNIHINPDYVPEPEKVNVKKGLEGAVIDTTKISKVNPESNSLIYRGYPVQDLAENCSFEEVAYLLLQGELPTLSQLKSFKETESQQRCISKTILNTLKSLPKETHPMDAIRTSVSILGCEDIKKDSSQSQDVNFEKAIQILAKIPTMVAAHYRLRQGKSVINPRKDLSFAENFFHMCFQEIPAKEIVKAFDVSLILYAEHSFNASTFTTRVVTSTQSDIYSATVAGIGALKGSLHGGANEQVMYMMLEIDDPNKAEKWMNDALILKKKVMGFGHRVYKSGDSRVPTMKKYLQVVSNVKNELKWIKMYDALEKVMVEKKNIYPNLDFPTGPAYYMMGFDIDFFTPIFVIARTAGWSAHIIEQHNNNRLIRPLSEYVGESQRKIIPLKERS; from the coding sequence ATGAACAATTTGGAAGATATTGGCGTACAAAAAAATATTCATATCAATCCAGATTATGTTCCAGAACCTGAAAAAGTTAATGTAAAAAAGGGATTGGAAGGGGCTGTAATTGATACAACCAAAATTTCAAAAGTCAATCCAGAATCGAATTCGCTCATCTATAGAGGTTATCCTGTTCAAGACTTAGCTGAAAATTGTTCTTTTGAAGAAGTAGCTTATCTTTTACTGCAAGGAGAACTGCCAACTCTCAGTCAATTAAAATCTTTTAAAGAAACAGAAAGTCAGCAGAGATGTATTTCGAAAACTATTTTAAATACATTAAAATCATTACCTAAAGAAACACATCCGATGGATGCTATTCGAACATCTGTTTCTATACTAGGGTGTGAAGATATAAAAAAAGACTCGAGTCAATCACAAGATGTTAATTTTGAGAAGGCAATACAAATTTTAGCAAAAATTCCAACTATGGTTGCAGCTCATTATCGCTTGCGACAAGGTAAATCTGTTATAAATCCAAGAAAAGATCTTTCATTTGCTGAAAATTTTTTCCATATGTGTTTTCAAGAAATACCTGCAAAAGAAATTGTAAAGGCATTTGATGTTTCTTTAATTCTTTATGCTGAACACAGTTTCAATGCTTCAACTTTTACAACTCGTGTTGTTACTTCAACCCAATCAGATATTTATTCTGCAACTGTTGCTGGAATTGGAGCATTGAAAGGTTCGTTGCATGGTGGAGCAAATGAACAAGTCATGTATATGATGCTTGAAATTGATGATCCAAATAAAGCTGAAAAATGGATGAATGATGCGCTTATTCTAAAAAAGAAGGTTATGGGTTTTGGCCATCGTGTTTATAAATCAGGTGATTCACGCGTTCCTACTATGAAAAAATATTTGCAAGTTGTCAGTAATGTAAAAAACGAATTAAAATGGATAAAAATGTATGATGCTTTAGAAAAAGTTATGGTTGAGAAAAAAAATATTTATCCTAATCTCGATTTTCCTACGGGTCCAGCATATTATATGATGGGTTTTGATATTGATTTTTTTACACCTATTTTTGTTATAGCACGCACAGCTGGATGGTCAGCACATATAATTGAGCAACATAATAATAACAGACTTATACGACCTTTAAGTGAATACGTTGGTGAGAGTCAACGAAAAATAATTCCATTAAAGGAACGGAGCTAA
- a CDS encoding IS3 family transposase, producing MNKYSVSSVSRNLNISRQSTYRHKDRVVLMKNYLKKDDKIMLPLIKKVVERRPTYGYKRVTAMVNNVLKDSKSERINKKRIYRIMKLNGLLLPKNQVQRTNHTGTGKIVTLHSNTRWCSDAFEIRCFNDEKFYVAFSLDCKDREAISYVASKEPLLGKSIQELMIRSVEKRFKSYKAQRQIEWLSDRGSIYRDKSVQNIARTLGLKPCYTAPYSPSSNGMAEAFVGTFKRDYVYINDCYSTYWVIEHLEEWFYDYNHYAPHSGLAMMSPVQYQNSH from the coding sequence ATAAATAAATATTCGGTATCTTCTGTAAGTCGAAATTTAAACATTTCAAGACAATCGACTTACAGACATAAAGACAGGGTGGTCTTAATGAAAAATTATCTTAAAAAAGATGATAAAATCATGTTACCTCTAATAAAAAAGGTCGTAGAAAGAAGGCCTACGTATGGCTATAAAAGAGTAACAGCCATGGTTAATAATGTGCTTAAAGACTCTAAAAGTGAGAGAATAAATAAAAAAAGAATATATCGGATAATGAAATTAAATGGTCTCCTCCTTCCTAAAAATCAAGTGCAAAGAACAAATCATACAGGCACAGGAAAAATTGTAACTCTTCATTCAAATACTAGATGGTGTTCAGACGCATTCGAAATTCGCTGTTTTAACGATGAAAAATTTTATGTTGCGTTTTCTTTAGACTGTAAAGATAGAGAAGCGATTAGTTACGTTGCGTCAAAGGAACCATTATTAGGAAAATCTATTCAAGAATTAATGATACGCTCGGTGGAAAAAAGATTTAAAAGTTACAAGGCTCAGCGGCAAATAGAATGGCTCAGTGATCGAGGCTCGATTTATAGAGATAAATCGGTTCAAAATATAGCTAGAACACTTGGATTAAAACCTTGCTATACTGCTCCATATAGCCCTTCTAGCAATGGAATGGCTGAAGCATTTGTAGGAACATTTAAAAGAGATTATGTTTATATCAATGATTGTTATTCTACTTATTGGGTTATAGAGCATTTAGAAGAATGGTTTTACGATTATAATCATTACGCACCTCATTCAGGACTTGCTATGATGAGTCCTGTGCAGTATCAAAATTCACATTAA
- a CDS encoding DUF4870 family protein: protein MSRKDFFKNNSNGTDLPALNSNKNIVSLVYIIQFLSLFTAGTLLLVPLFMNYIFRHRTRYTWLDSHFRWQIQTFWFATLFYIIALVFGVIPFLGWIISAPCFVIATLIIIFRTYKGWTTLSKELPALPENETT, encoded by the coding sequence ATGTCACGTAAAGATTTTTTCAAAAACAATTCAAATGGTACTGATTTACCTGCATTGAACTCAAATAAAAATATAGTTTCATTAGTCTATATAATACAATTTTTATCCTTATTTACTGCCGGCACTCTCTTGCTCGTACCACTATTTATGAATTATATTTTTAGGCATAGAACAAGATACACTTGGCTTGACTCCCATTTCCGTTGGCAAATCCAAACTTTCTGGTTTGCCACGTTGTTCTATATCATTGCTTTAGTTTTCGGAGTTATTCCTTTTTTGGGGTGGATAATATCAGCTCCATGTTTTGTTATAGCGACTCTTATAATTATTTTCCGCACTTATAAGGGATGGACAACATTATCCAAAGAATTACCAGCTTTGCCTGAAAACGAAACGACATAA
- a CDS encoding tRNA threonylcarbamoyladenosine dehydratase: MSFRNHRFSRLELLVGREGLGRFRNLHILIVGAGGVGSFAAEAIARSAIGKVTIVDHDEVCVTNVNRQLHAFTDTVGKKKVELLVERLKKINPLAGYFGIAEHHHPDKENFIFEEAERLAGQPVDAVIDCIDTLIPKVDLLARSLKLGIPIWSSMGSASRLDPAQIRCADISETRVDPFAKQIRAKLREIGISEGIRAVFSIEEPIDPEQAVPGTEWHCICPTIEKEFGACQHKRVMLGTISYLPPIFGMWLAGDLLQHFLKGIDFKKRDTFEKIPTYDEFKKVLTLGKQ, encoded by the coding sequence ATGTCATTTCGCAATCATAGATTTAGTAGACTTGAGCTCCTTGTCGGACGCGAAGGTTTAGGACGTTTTAGAAATCTACATATATTAATTGTGGGCGCTGGAGGTGTAGGCAGCTTTGCTGCTGAAGCCATCGCACGCTCAGCCATTGGTAAAGTCACAATTGTTGACCATGATGAGGTCTGCGTGACAAATGTAAACAGACAGCTCCATGCATTCACTGATACTGTTGGCAAAAAGAAAGTTGAGCTTCTTGTTGAGAGATTAAAAAAAATCAATCCGTTAGCAGGTTATTTTGGCATAGCTGAACACCACCATCCTGATAAAGAAAATTTTATCTTTGAGGAAGCTGAACGTCTGGCAGGACAACCCGTAGATGCAGTGATTGATTGCATAGACACTTTGATCCCTAAAGTTGATCTCTTGGCACGTTCGCTCAAACTTGGCATACCAATTTGGAGCTCAATGGGCTCAGCCAGTCGCCTAGATCCAGCGCAAATTCGATGTGCAGATATTTCTGAAACTAGAGTCGATCCGTTTGCAAAACAAATACGAGCAAAATTACGTGAAATTGGCATTTCAGAAGGCATTAGAGCTGTCTTTTCAATAGAAGAGCCCATAGATCCAGAACAAGCTGTGCCAGGTACAGAATGGCATTGTATCTGCCCAACAATTGAAAAAGAATTTGGCGCATGTCAGCATAAAAGAGTTATGTTAGGCACAATCAGTTACTTGCCACCGATTTTCGGAATGTGGCTTGCGGGTGATCTTTTGCAACATTTTTTAAAAGGTATTGATTTTAAAAAAAGAGATACTTTTGAAAAAATACCTACGTATGATGAATTTAAAAAGGTTTTAACGCTAGGAAAACAATAA
- a CDS encoding cupin domain-containing protein, with amino-acid sequence MYNSRLVIVDNIGNNTSSIVEDKNINPIIELPDGHKITQLWYNEKTPNEPNGEQDKLEQFNFNIKPGAVQFIKTIFPPFSEIEVFAKENSCTIDANTYGLHSTTTIDFAVVVKGQMQLTTENGIVKLNEGDCLVQKATVHGWINISSEPAVMVFVMLGAHVPKSFKIKSFQDPISGREL; translated from the coding sequence ATGTATAATTCCAGGCTTGTTATTGTAGATAATATTGGAAATAACACCTCTTCTATCGTAGAAGATAAAAATATAAATCCCATAATTGAATTACCAGATGGACATAAAATAACTCAATTGTGGTATAATGAAAAAACTCCCAATGAACCTAATGGGGAGCAAGATAAATTAGAGCAGTTTAATTTTAATATTAAGCCCGGTGCAGTCCAATTTATTAAAACAATATTCCCTCCATTTTCTGAGATTGAGGTCTTTGCAAAAGAAAATTCGTGTACGATTGACGCTAATACATATGGATTACATAGTACCACAACAATTGATTTTGCTGTTGTTGTTAAAGGACAAATGCAACTAACTACAGAGAATGGAATAGTAAAATTAAATGAAGGAGATTGTTTAGTACAAAAGGCAACTGTCCATGGGTGGATAAATATTAGTTCTGAACCAGCAGTTATGGTGTTTGTTATGCTTGGAGCACATGTTCCAAAATCTTTTAAGATTAAATCATTTCAAGATCCTATTTCAGGAAGAGAATTATAA
- a CDS encoding ParA family protein encodes MSDKKIKRVGATKSNIPKSNIPKSEFKNYERPKSIRIISVCNQKGGCGKTTTVINVATAIAKLGQRVLVVDLDSQCNATSGLGIELSEIEKSIFELIVEPKKTNLEDVILETQYENLHIAPGSIELSEFESRMAGEIGRENRLKKALLPLHNLYDFIIIDTPPSLGLLSINALNASNEVHIALQAHPFAFDGLNLLLETISLIKEELNPKLKITGLVMTMFDSRTKLSREIVDKVNSIEELKNSIFKTCIRQNVKLAEAAKARKSVLTYDPSCTGAIDYIALGKEVCMQNIQISEQRKNENITIDTVVI; translated from the coding sequence ATGTCAGATAAAAAAATTAAAAGAGTCGGCGCTACAAAATCAAATATTCCAAAATCAAATATTCCAAAATCAGAATTTAAAAATTATGAGCGTCCTAAAAGTATAAGAATTATATCAGTCTGCAATCAAAAGGGAGGCTGCGGAAAGACGACGACTGTCATTAATGTTGCAACTGCAATTGCTAAACTTGGACAAAGAGTTCTAGTTGTTGATCTTGACTCACAGTGCAATGCGACTTCTGGCTTAGGAATTGAACTCTCTGAAATTGAAAAAAGTATATTTGAATTAATCGTTGAACCAAAAAAAACTAATTTAGAAGATGTTATTCTTGAAACACAATATGAAAACTTGCATATAGCACCAGGCTCGATTGAACTATCCGAATTTGAAAGTAGAATGGCAGGTGAAATTGGGCGGGAAAATCGACTCAAAAAAGCTCTTTTACCTCTTCACAATCTTTATGACTTTATTATTATCGACACCCCACCTAGTTTAGGATTATTAAGTATCAATGCACTCAATGCATCCAATGAAGTGCATATTGCCCTGCAAGCACATCCATTTGCTTTTGATGGTTTAAATTTATTGTTAGAAACTATTTCCTTGATAAAAGAAGAGCTAAATCCAAAATTAAAAATCACTGGTTTAGTTATGACTATGTTTGATTCCAGAACAAAGTTATCGAGAGAAATTGTTGATAAAGTTAATTCCATTGAAGAACTTAAAAATAGTATTTTTAAGACATGCATACGTCAAAATGTAAAATTAGCCGAAGCTGCAAAAGCCAGAAAATCTGTGTTAACTTATGATCCATCTTGCACAGGAGCAATTGACTATATTGCTTTAGGCAAAGAAGTCTGCATGCAGAACATACAAATATCCGAACAAAGAAAAAATGAAAACATTACAATTGATACAGTCGTTATTTAG
- a CDS encoding transposase has translation MDKLAEPRRRFGYHEKRAILEEHFNLGLSLSILSRKHQIHPVTLYSWKRSLSMTDNTIKSKDNMEEILAEMERLRKENKHLARAVSTLTVDKAILTDAIEILKKKSQQRALLKQQMKSSK, from the coding sequence ATGGACAAGTTAGCAGAGCCACGTAGGCGATTCGGGTACCATGAAAAACGTGCAATATTGGAGGAACATTTCAATTTGGGGTTGAGTTTATCAATACTTTCCCGTAAGCACCAGATCCACCCTGTTACTCTGTATAGCTGGAAAAGGAGCTTAAGCATGACTGATAATACAATAAAATCAAAGGATAATATGGAAGAAATTCTAGCTGAAATGGAGCGATTGCGAAAAGAAAATAAGCATTTGGCTAGAGCGGTTTCAACTTTAACAGTGGATAAAGCTATATTAACTGATGCTATTGAAATTCTTAAAAAAAAGAGCCAACAGAGAGCCTTGTTGAAACAGCAAATGAAGTCATCAAAATAA
- the prpB gene encoding methylisocitrate lyase has protein sequence MLFPECTPIEKRKTLRTALKSGKLLQFPGSWSPLISMAIEKQNFDGIYISGSVLSNDLGYPDIGMTTLSEVAQRGRQIARTTKLPTLIDIDTGFGEPMNVTRSVQEMIEMGLAGCHIEDQVNPKRCGHLDGKSIIGQEEMLRKVKAAVHGKKLDENFFIIARTDARATEGLDKAIERAKAYVDAGAECIFIEALENEKEFELFRKAISAPLLVNMTEFGKSKLFTYNQLSNLGYNIVIYPVTTFRLAMKASIDGLIEIKNKGTQEDILDKMQHRKDLYSLTKYENYNEFDQDIFNFKLKN, from the coding sequence ATGCTTTTTCCCGAATGCACGCCTATTGAAAAAAGAAAGACTTTGCGAACTGCGTTGAAGTCAGGCAAGCTTTTGCAATTCCCAGGATCCTGGTCTCCCTTAATCAGCATGGCTATCGAAAAGCAAAACTTTGATGGAATTTACATATCAGGTTCAGTTCTTTCAAATGATCTTGGTTACCCTGACATTGGGATGACAACATTAAGCGAAGTCGCCCAACGTGGGCGCCAGATTGCACGCACAACAAAACTACCGACACTCATAGATATCGACACAGGTTTTGGTGAGCCCATGAATGTCACACGCTCTGTGCAAGAAATGATAGAGATGGGATTGGCGGGTTGCCATATTGAAGATCAAGTAAATCCTAAACGCTGCGGGCATTTAGATGGAAAGTCCATCATTGGACAAGAAGAAATGCTTAGAAAAGTAAAAGCCGCTGTTCATGGTAAAAAACTAGATGAAAACTTTTTTATTATTGCACGCACAGATGCACGTGCCACAGAAGGACTCGACAAGGCTATTGAACGTGCAAAAGCCTATGTCGATGCAGGTGCAGAATGTATTTTTATAGAAGCACTTGAGAATGAAAAAGAATTTGAATTATTTCGCAAAGCAATCTCTGCACCTCTGCTGGTCAATATGACAGAATTTGGAAAATCAAAATTATTCACTTACAACCAACTTTCCAATCTTGGTTATAATATTGTTATATATCCTGTCACTACATTTCGTTTAGCAATGAAAGCATCTATAGATGGTTTAATAGAAATTAAAAATAAAGGGACACAAGAAGATATATTAGACAAAATGCAACACAGAAAAGATTTATATTCGCTAACAAAATATGAAAATTATAATGAATTCGATCAAGATATATTTAATTTTAAATTAAAGAATTAG
- a CDS encoding aminotransferase class I/II-fold pyridoxal phosphate-dependent enzyme — protein sequence MKIKSNEDNWQKKKILNAKNHQVKAFKYINDSVVIKRERGRIIHLESREKLIDFASCSYLGLDLDERVIEASQHELENFGVNFAIARTRLRVKSFVILEDLLQKIFCDSFVTLFSSLHLTHLGFIPLLSSGEMPSFPVKKNGVYFIVDKTAHASIQINRGLMEQFGIVLVVDFQNDKELSNAFAFAYKNEMTPISLSDSVGSMGGIVPLTHLFNLAEEYNGYVYLDDAHGTSIYGKNGCGFVLDYLNNKFPRRLILCSSLSKGFGANAAALLLPTSADKETVKQFCTPYLFSNPPALSIVNAAIKSAEIHLSDELTELQNKLWENVSYFDALVEENCVINRKLKIPIRGLLIGDEEKAIQCAEILRKNGFFVLTAMYPTVAKGRSMLRFAFAADHKKEHIFKFCSIINEFKLNTQL from the coding sequence ATGAAAATAAAATCAAATGAAGATAATTGGCAAAAGAAAAAAATATTAAATGCAAAAAATCATCAAGTAAAAGCTTTTAAGTATATTAATGACTCAGTGGTTATAAAAAGAGAAAGAGGAAGAATAATACATTTAGAAAGTCGAGAAAAGCTTATTGATTTTGCCTCATGCTCCTATCTTGGTTTAGATTTAGATGAAAGAGTGATTGAAGCATCACAACATGAATTAGAGAATTTTGGAGTAAATTTTGCAATAGCGAGAACAAGATTGCGAGTAAAAAGTTTTGTTATCCTAGAAGACTTATTACAAAAAATATTTTGCGATTCATTTGTTACCTTGTTTTCTTCTTTGCACTTGACCCATCTTGGATTTATTCCTTTATTGTCTTCAGGTGAAATGCCAAGCTTTCCTGTGAAAAAAAATGGTGTTTATTTTATAGTTGATAAAACTGCGCATGCTTCAATTCAGATCAATAGAGGACTTATGGAGCAATTTGGGATTGTGCTAGTTGTCGACTTTCAAAATGATAAAGAATTGTCTAATGCATTTGCTTTTGCATATAAGAATGAAATGACACCGATTTCATTATCAGATAGCGTTGGTTCTATGGGTGGAATTGTCCCACTTACACATCTTTTTAATCTTGCAGAAGAATATAATGGCTATGTCTATCTAGATGATGCTCATGGTACATCAATCTACGGGAAAAATGGCTGTGGTTTTGTTCTTGATTATTTAAACAATAAATTTCCTAGAAGACTTATTTTATGCTCTTCACTGTCAAAAGGTTTTGGTGCCAATGCGGCAGCTCTTTTGCTTCCAACCAGCGCAGATAAAGAAACAGTTAAGCAGTTTTGTACACCTTATCTTTTTAGCAATCCTCCTGCTCTCTCGATAGTTAATGCTGCTATTAAATCTGCAGAAATACACCTTTCTGATGAATTAACGGAACTACAAAATAAACTTTGGGAAAATGTCAGTTACTTTGATGCTTTAGTGGAAGAAAACTGTGTCATCAATAGAAAGCTAAAGATTCCGATTCGTGGATTATTAATAGGGGATGAAGAAAAAGCAATTCAATGTGCAGAAATCTTGAGGAAAAACGGATTTTTTGTTTTAACTGCAATGTATCCTACTGTCGCTAAAGGAAGAAGCATGCTTAGATTTGCTTTTGCTGCTGATCATAAAAAGGAACATATTTTTAAGTTTTGCAGTATTATTAATGAGTTTAAATTAAATACTCAGCTATGA
- a CDS encoding DUF423 domain-containing protein, with protein MFYPKIFSILGFFAVALGAFGAHSIKEKVSAAYMENWKTATLYLFIHVLAGLISCYLTHKKRSQLFFLLGCIIFSGSLFLLVILNLPILGAVTPVGGVCFMVGWVFLFIDINIKK; from the coding sequence ATGTTTTACCCAAAAATATTTTCTATTTTAGGATTTTTTGCTGTTGCTCTTGGTGCTTTTGGTGCGCATAGTATAAAAGAAAAAGTTTCTGCTGCATATATGGAAAATTGGAAGACGGCAACACTTTATCTTTTTATTCATGTTCTTGCTGGTTTAATATCATGTTATCTGACTCATAAGAAAAGATCGCAATTATTTTTTTTATTAGGCTGTATTATATTTTCAGGTTCATTATTTTTATTAGTTATATTAAATCTCCCAATACTAGGTGCGGTGACTCCAGTTGGCGGAGTCTGTTTTATGGTAGGTTGGGTCTTTTTGTTTATTGATATAAACATAAAAAAATAA